Proteins encoded within one genomic window of Solenopsis invicta isolate M01_SB chromosome 10, UNIL_Sinv_3.0, whole genome shotgun sequence:
- the LOC105197859 gene encoding serine--tRNA ligase, cytoplasmic — protein MVLDLDFFRKDKGFDPEKIRDNQKKRFKDVQLVDTVIEKDKYWRQLRHRADNFNKLKNLCSKEIGEKMKKKEPLGDDDTVPQAITDDLDNLTSESLKMLTVTQIKRIRTLIDEAIQKNDENLKATELERNNALREVGNHLHESVPVSEDEEENKVERTWGDCSFKKKYSHVDLIHMIDGMDGERGTGVSGGRGYFLTGPAVLLQQALIQLALRKLFKKGYKPLYTPFTMRKDAMQEVAQLSQFDEELYKVIGKGSERNEDKEMEEKYLIATSEQPIAAFHRGEWLAENTLPIKYAGISTCFRQEVGSHGRDTRGIFRVHQFEKVEQFCLTSPHDNKSWEMMEEMISNAEEFYQALDIPYRIVNIVSGALNHAASKKLDLEAWFPGSGAFRELVSCSNCLDYQARRLLVRYGQTKKMNTTTDYVHMLNATMCAVTRVICAILEVHQTETGIKVPKILADYMPSEYENEIPFVKVAPIDEIETKKQKKQKENVSK, from the exons ATGGTACTCGATTTGGATTTCTTCCGTAAAGATAAGGGTTTCGACCCGGAGAAGATCCGAGATAACCAGAAGAAGCGTTTCAAGGATGTGCAGCTGGTAGATACTGTGATCGAGAAGGACAAATATTGGCGACAATTGCGTCATCGTGCCGACAATTTCAACAAGTTGAAGAACCTATGCAGCAAGGAAATCGGTGAAAAGATGAAGAAGAAAGAGCCGCTCGGCGACGATGACACCGTGCCCCAAGCGATCACTGACGATTTGGACAACTTGACCTCCGAGAGTCTGAAAATGTTGACGGTGACGCAGATTAAGAGAATACGTACCCTCATCGACGAAGCTATACAGAAAAATGATGAGAATTTAAAAGCCACTGAATTAGAGAGGAATAATGCTCTCAGGGAGGTGGGGAATCATTTGCATGAATCTGTTCCTGTTAGCGAAGacgaagaagaaaataaa GTGGAAAGAACGTGGGGAGACTgctcttttaaaaaaaagtactcTCATGTTGATCTGATCCACATGATTGATGGAATGGATGGAGAGCGTGGAACAGGAGTATCCGGTGGACGAGGCTATTTCCTTACTGGACCAGCGGTGCTGCTCCAACAAGCCTTAATACAATTAGCATTGaggaaattatttaagaaaggCTACAAGCCTCTTTATACTCCCTTTACCATGCGGAAAGATGCTATGCAAGAAGTGGCACAACTTTCTCAATTTGATGAGGAATTGTACAAG GTGATTGGTAAAGGTAGTGAACGTAACGAAGATAAGGAGATGGAAGAGAAATACCTTATTGCCACCTCCGAGCAACCAATAGCAGCTTTTCATAGAGGCGAATGGCTAGCTGAAAACACTTTACCAATAAAATATGCTGGAATCTCTACTTGTTTTAGACAAGAAGTTGGCTCTCATGGACGAGATACTAGGGGTATTTTTAGAGTGCATCAGTTCGAAAAG gtAGAACAATTCTGTCTTACCTCACCGCATGACAACAAATCCTGGGAGATGATGGAAGAAATGATTTCCAATGCGGAAGAATTTTATCAAGCCTTAGATATTCCTTATCGTATAGTAAATATTGTATCTGGTGCATTGAATCATGCAGCTTCCAAAAAGTTGGATTTGGAAGCCTGGTTTCCTGGCTCGGGTGCATTTCGCGAACTCGTTTCGTGTAGCAATTGTTTAGATTATCAAGCGAGAAGGCTGCTAGTCAG ATATGGTCAAACAAAGAAAATGAACACTACGACGGATTACGTTCACATGTTGAACGCGACAATGTGCGCCGTGACGCGCGTAATATGCGCAATTTTGGAAGTACATCAAACAGAAACTGGCATCAAAGTGCCAAAAATTCTTGCGGATTACATGCCTTCCGAATATGAAAACGAGATTCCATTTGTGAAAGTTGCACCGATTGACGAGATTGAAACGAAGAAACagaaaaagcaaaaagaaaacgTATCTAAGTAG